Proteins encoded together in one Heliomicrobium gestii window:
- a CDS encoding type III polyketide synthase, which translates to MPRIAAVASAVPDHIFRQKDIRQVVEQMFAGSFRDLERLLPIFENAQIDKRHFCVPMEWFREDHSFAEKNRLYVENAVDLGVRAVTGCLEKAGLSPDEVDGFLFVSSTGIATPTIDVRIANRLGMKPSLRRLPLWGLGCAGGAAGVARAVEMAAARPDRPVLLLALELCGLTFLWGDRSKGNLIATSLFADGAAAALVIEDEAGTNQRAPALSPEVIAAQTTRWPETLDIMGWEVQDEGLKVIFSRDIPAFVQRHIPPAVDAFLREQGLERVHIDGLIAHPGGAKVISAYEECLGLSPEQTRLSRQVLREYGNMSSATILFVLEKAMDEATRANGDRDGHNHYALMTALGPGFCSELVLLQWQ; encoded by the coding sequence ATGCCGAGAATCGCCGCCGTCGCTTCCGCTGTTCCCGATCATATTTTTCGCCAAAAAGACATCCGGCAAGTCGTGGAGCAGATGTTCGCCGGATCCTTCCGCGATCTCGAGCGCCTGTTGCCGATCTTTGAGAACGCCCAGATCGACAAGCGCCACTTCTGCGTCCCCATGGAGTGGTTTCGAGAAGACCACAGCTTCGCCGAAAAAAATCGCCTCTACGTGGAAAACGCCGTCGACTTGGGCGTCCGCGCCGTCACGGGCTGCCTGGAAAAAGCGGGGCTATCACCGGATGAAGTGGACGGCTTTCTCTTCGTTTCCTCCACGGGCATCGCCACCCCGACCATCGATGTGCGGATCGCCAACCGCTTAGGAATGAAGCCCTCCCTGCGCCGGCTCCCCCTATGGGGCTTAGGCTGCGCCGGCGGGGCCGCAGGGGTCGCTCGGGCAGTTGAAATGGCCGCAGCCCGCCCTGACCGCCCGGTATTGCTGCTTGCCTTGGAGTTGTGCGGCCTCACCTTCCTCTGGGGCGATCGGTCGAAAGGCAACCTGATCGCCACCTCTCTCTTCGCCGATGGAGCGGCGGCGGCCCTGGTGATTGAGGATGAGGCTGGAACGAATCAGCGAGCGCCCGCTCTTTCCCCCGAGGTCATCGCCGCCCAAACCACCCGCTGGCCCGAGACACTCGACATCATGGGCTGGGAGGTGCAGGACGAGGGGCTGAAGGTCATCTTCTCGCGCGACATCCCGGCCTTTGTGCAGCGGCATATTCCGCCCGCAGTCGATGCCTTTTTACGCGAACAGGGGCTGGAGCGCGTCCACATCGACGGCCTGATCGCCCACCCCGGCGGGGCCAAAGTGATCAGCGCTTATGAAGAGTGCCTGGGCCTCTCGCCCGAGCAGACGCGCCTGAGCCGCCAGGTGTTGCGCGAGTACGGCAATATGTCGTCAGCGACGATCCTCTTTGTGTTAGAAAAGGCGATGGACGAGGCGACCCGCGCCAATGGTGATCGGGACGGCCACAACCACTATGCGCTGATGACCGCGCTGGGTCCCGGATTCTGTTCGGAGTTGGTGTTGCTGCAATGGCAGTAG
- a CDS encoding nitrogen regulation protein NR(II) encodes MIPQCKSPWTITLTTAVVVTAVLVGVFLFPLWGAFNELSGGHDGAVAAVALFSLLLPLGLWLARKKRQGVDGDDDGWDGGDVEADPKALVAEAELAEREALVAEEDLADRQRERQRENGYGDQAVHHNEQGQKEQMNQWPSPECLLDELVPPLNHSLGVIRCAVQVLEEEFGYRSDLIQHTRVIAVEAERQQQYLREAVRLLRSEGRRPDWLEVSLLLDGVLERFRKHFPGYTVIQESPRQEAWEQQASLKVWADGDRLVEALYRLLARRSRTTSTGRVHVRVDCGDDGTGSAGGTGGAGGAEGAEGANQPAVTEGTWEGPGLTIEFHIDGIKEEGQQVEGQLAQLAVEAQGGTILRLPGPAGEGRLILRMPPALTAMEPERLWQEKGFVLRSAPNRDKDRKDGHEQGRPLRGTKAESVQGDSVKRYQASASLSE; translated from the coding sequence GTGATCCCTCAATGCAAATCCCCTTGGACCATCACCCTGACGACCGCTGTGGTTGTGACAGCGGTCCTGGTTGGGGTGTTTCTTTTTCCCCTTTGGGGCGCTTTCAATGAGTTGTCCGGCGGCCACGACGGAGCGGTTGCGGCGGTGGCCTTGTTTTCTCTTCTCCTGCCGCTGGGCCTTTGGTTGGCGCGGAAAAAGCGGCAGGGCGTCGACGGAGATGACGATGGCTGGGACGGGGGAGACGTCGAGGCGGACCCAAAGGCGCTGGTGGCAGAGGCGGAACTGGCAGAGCGGGAAGCGTTGGTGGCTGAGGAGGACTTGGCCGATCGACAGCGCGAGCGGCAACGGGAGAACGGTTATGGCGATCAGGCGGTTCACCACAACGAACAGGGTCAGAAGGAGCAGATGAATCAATGGCCATCGCCGGAGTGTCTGCTTGACGAACTGGTTCCGCCGCTCAACCACTCCCTGGGCGTCATCCGATGCGCCGTTCAGGTGCTGGAAGAGGAGTTTGGCTACCGCTCTGATCTCATCCAGCATACGCGGGTGATTGCCGTCGAGGCGGAGCGCCAGCAGCAGTACCTCCGGGAGGCGGTTCGGTTGTTGCGGAGCGAGGGGAGAAGGCCCGACTGGCTGGAGGTGTCCCTGTTACTGGACGGGGTGCTGGAGCGGTTCCGCAAGCATTTTCCCGGTTACACCGTCATCCAGGAGTCTCCCCGGCAGGAAGCATGGGAACAACAGGCATCCCTCAAGGTTTGGGCCGATGGAGACCGCCTGGTGGAAGCCCTGTACCGGCTGTTGGCCCGACGCAGCAGGACCACTTCGACGGGGCGGGTCCATGTGCGCGTTGACTGTGGAGACGACGGAACCGGCAGCGCCGGAGGAACTGGAGGAGCTGGAGGGGCTGAAGGGGCTGAAGGGGCCAATCAGCCGGCAGTGACGGAAGGGACCTGGGAAGGTCCCGGATTGACGATCGAATTTCACATAGACGGGATCAAAGAAGAAGGGCAGCAGGTGGAAGGGCAGTTGGCGCAGCTTGCTGTCGAGGCCCAAGGAGGCACGATTTTGAGGCTTCCCGGCCCAGCCGGGGAGGGGAGATTGATCCTGCGCATGCCCCCGGCGCTCACGGCGATGGAGCCGGAACGGCTCTGGCAAGAGAAGGGATTCGTCCTTCGCTCAGCGCCTAACCGGGATAAGGACCGAAAGGATGGGCATGAACAGGGACGACCTCTTCGCGGGACCAAGGCCGAATCGGTACAAGGTGATTCCGTCAAGAGATATCAGGCTTCTGCCAGCCTGTCGGAATGA
- a CDS encoding GerMN domain-containing protein, whose protein sequence is MDTFMKRLLRSTLPLTLIVLLIVIALSGCSMSQGAPQNATIENATSPAPDGSGKTAAATETTVRIFFPDKDLQRLVKEDHPLSGSAEEKVRQTFEFLKEGPKNTSLMTLIPPQTRLLGVAVKDTQLDVNLSREIRQGNLGSTGEALLIGSLVNSFTSLGYARVQLTVDGQKIESLAGHMEIALPLPFFDELTIRQGPIPPPNNINDIENDAQQGQQQWRLDPLEVTRVDGIALGFEPEKDSFSLVSQSDDSGKSLAKVRVRHGKLDFLVELTQPAGNGHGHIWVIRSVATAPRNS, encoded by the coding sequence ATGGACACCTTCATGAAACGCCTGCTCCGCTCCACCCTCCCGTTGACACTGATCGTTCTCCTCATCGTGATCGCCCTGTCCGGTTGCAGCATGTCTCAAGGGGCGCCTCAGAACGCCACGATAGAAAACGCGACATCTCCCGCGCCCGATGGCTCAGGTAAAACGGCTGCTGCAACGGAAACGACCGTTCGAATCTTTTTCCCCGATAAGGATTTGCAACGTCTGGTCAAAGAAGACCACCCACTCAGCGGCAGCGCCGAGGAAAAAGTTCGCCAGACTTTTGAATTCCTGAAAGAAGGCCCCAAAAACACCTCGTTGATGACGCTTATCCCGCCGCAAACGCGCCTGCTCGGCGTCGCTGTCAAGGACACCCAACTGGATGTGAACCTTTCACGGGAGATCCGCCAGGGCAATCTGGGCTCAACCGGTGAAGCCCTGCTGATCGGTTCCCTTGTCAACAGCTTCACTTCGCTCGGTTATGCACGCGTTCAACTCACTGTGGACGGTCAGAAAATTGAATCCCTGGCCGGTCACATGGAGATCGCTCTTCCTCTCCCCTTCTTTGACGAACTGACGATCCGCCAAGGACCGATTCCACCGCCGAATAATATCAACGATATCGAAAACGATGCGCAACAGGGACAACAGCAGTGGCGACTGGATCCACTGGAAGTGACTCGTGTCGATGGCATCGCTCTGGGTTTCGAACCGGAAAAAGACAGCTTTAGCCTCGTCAGCCAATCGGACGACAGCGGCAAATCCCTCGCCAAGGTAAGAGTTCGTCATGGCAAGTTGGATTTCCTTGTCGAACTGACCCAACCGGCAGGCAACGGCCATGGGCATATCTGGGTGATTCGTTCCGTCGCCACAGCGCCGCGCAATTCCTAA
- a CDS encoding epoxyqueuosine reductase, whose product MDTTMKESTEPQSCLVTQEGTQEGAQKLMNRLWQICANQAAAGEAGYRAPLLAAAPVTDHRVERLRAAHPELVDPAACLAEARSIIAVFLPFRQELVQANRRADYPTESWARGYVTTNSLLATIASEMVEALAEAGIAAVTAMPTYDFDKEGLTAAWSHKHMAWACGLGEFGRHQMLITPAGTAGRFTSLVIDEIVTDRPGIWRPETGRFDPPAPQLCREAAGCRACERACPTGALSTTPFDRHACYAFLLEVDQAYPDLPLSDVCGFCACAGPCAVICD is encoded by the coding sequence ATGGATACAACAATGAAGGAATCAACGGAGCCGCAATCCTGTCTGGTCACGCAAGAGGGGACGCAGGAGGGCGCGCAAAAGCTGATGAACCGCTTATGGCAGATCTGTGCGAATCAGGCTGCTGCTGGAGAGGCCGGGTACCGGGCGCCGCTGCTGGCTGCTGCCCCGGTGACCGATCACCGGGTCGAACGCCTGCGAGCCGCCCATCCCGAACTGGTTGATCCAGCGGCATGTCTGGCCGAGGCGCGCAGCATTATCGCCGTTTTTCTTCCCTTTCGGCAGGAACTTGTCCAAGCGAACCGGCGCGCCGATTATCCGACAGAATCATGGGCCCGCGGCTATGTCACCACGAACAGCCTGCTTGCGACGATCGCTTCCGAGATGGTCGAGGCGCTGGCGGAAGCCGGCATTGCCGCCGTGACGGCAATGCCAACCTACGATTTTGACAAGGAAGGGCTAACGGCGGCCTGGTCCCATAAACACATGGCCTGGGCCTGCGGGCTCGGCGAGTTTGGCCGGCACCAGATGCTGATCACACCGGCGGGAACGGCCGGCCGCTTCACCTCACTGGTCATCGACGAGATCGTCACAGACAGACCAGGGATCTGGCGCCCCGAGACGGGCAGATTCGATCCGCCGGCGCCGCAACTGTGCCGGGAAGCGGCAGGTTGCCGGGCTTGCGAGCGCGCTTGCCCCACCGGCGCGCTGTCGACGACCCCCTTTGATCGCCATGCCTGTTACGCCTTTTTGCTGGAAGTCGATCAAGCCTATCCCGATCTGCCATTAAGCGATGTCTGTGGCTTTTGCGCTTGCGCCGGCCCTTGCGCGGTCATCTGTGACTGA
- a CDS encoding DUF294 nucleotidyltransferase-like domain-containing protein, which translates to MTDPLAQIAAIVPFNQLPEEAQHRVAEKMAFLRFTKGEVIFSQKQPAYHHLFLALDGMAEIIVQNDAGLSTVIGFRQGGEFFGETCIVEKTYPATVKVIENMTCLTIPFDELHRLWEQHAAFSAYFSRLFAARFRSMIDEIVAEHSGEAPGMDGRPFRKRAVDMMTSPVLTIAAGEPVTKAAQLMADKRVGSLVVTEGDQPVGIITERDLVYQVLAAPSSLEAPLAFPSLKAVMNSQFITLPPESCYYQVLLTMIRESARYVGVVDKGRLLGIVALTDLVRNRDAGALSIVDGIEHCRTIDDLAARATVIDRLLTAMVAEQAQPNEIAEVITVLYDRLTARILELALDGLAKGRLNPPASFCWLTMGSAGRREQTLRTDQDHAIVFADVPEEQLERVRAFFLDLGELVVKGLEACGFARCPGQVMAGNPRWCHSSSEWMHRLSGWVEESVPEHVRQLTIFLDFRGLYGDLTLASRLRDAVHQTYLRFPVGLHHLAKDDLRHHVSLGFFKPFVTEKSGDHKDEIDLKRSLLVHLIDCVRIFALREGVEETNTLARIRRLSEKGVFHDNDAEQFCFSYQTLTAMRIQENLRKAHEGSKPDNYIHPYRLSKREQAALKEAIQGIIRLQSLTGSAFRVEGFL; encoded by the coding sequence ATGACGGATCCCCTGGCCCAGATCGCCGCCATTGTCCCTTTCAATCAATTGCCGGAGGAGGCCCAACACCGCGTCGCGGAGAAAATGGCTTTCCTCCGCTTTACCAAAGGAGAGGTCATTTTTTCCCAAAAACAACCGGCCTATCACCACCTCTTCCTGGCCCTCGACGGTATGGCGGAGATCATCGTTCAAAATGACGCCGGCCTCTCCACTGTGATCGGTTTCCGCCAGGGCGGCGAGTTCTTCGGAGAAACCTGTATCGTCGAGAAAACCTATCCCGCCACCGTCAAGGTGATCGAGAACATGACCTGCCTGACCATCCCCTTTGACGAACTTCACCGGCTCTGGGAACAGCATGCCGCCTTTTCCGCTTATTTCTCCCGTCTTTTTGCCGCCCGCTTCCGGTCTATGATCGATGAGATCGTCGCCGAGCACTCCGGTGAGGCGCCCGGCATGGACGGGCGTCCCTTTCGCAAGCGCGCCGTCGATATGATGACATCGCCGGTGCTTACCATCGCCGCCGGCGAACCGGTGACAAAAGCGGCACAGTTGATGGCCGACAAGCGGGTCGGTTCCCTCGTCGTCACGGAGGGCGATCAGCCTGTGGGCATCATCACCGAGCGGGATCTGGTCTACCAGGTGTTGGCGGCGCCCTCGTCCCTGGAAGCTCCCCTCGCTTTCCCATCTTTAAAGGCGGTGATGAACAGCCAATTTATCACCCTGCCGCCCGAATCCTGTTATTATCAGGTTTTGCTGACCATGATCCGGGAGAGTGCCCGCTATGTAGGCGTTGTCGACAAGGGCCGTCTCCTCGGCATTGTCGCCCTGACCGATCTGGTTCGCAACCGCGACGCCGGCGCCCTGTCCATCGTAGACGGCATCGAACACTGCCGCACCATCGATGACCTGGCGGCGAGGGCCACCGTCATCGACCGGCTGCTCACGGCCATGGTGGCGGAGCAGGCTCAGCCGAACGAAATCGCCGAAGTCATCACCGTGCTCTATGACCGGCTGACAGCGCGGATTCTTGAACTGGCCCTCGACGGGCTCGCCAAAGGCCGGTTGAACCCGCCCGCCTCCTTCTGCTGGCTCACGATGGGATCGGCCGGACGGCGCGAGCAGACCCTGCGCACCGATCAGGATCATGCCATCGTCTTCGCCGATGTGCCGGAAGAACAGCTAGAAAGGGTGCGCGCTTTTTTTCTTGACCTGGGCGAACTGGTGGTCAAGGGCCTGGAGGCCTGCGGTTTTGCCCGTTGTCCCGGCCAGGTCATGGCCGGCAACCCTCGCTGGTGCCACTCCTCCAGCGAGTGGATGCACCGCCTCAGCGGCTGGGTGGAGGAATCGGTGCCCGAGCATGTGCGCCAGTTGACCATCTTTCTTGACTTTCGCGGCCTCTACGGCGATTTGACGCTGGCGTCCCGATTGCGCGACGCCGTCCACCAGACCTACCTGCGCTTCCCCGTCGGACTTCATCACTTGGCCAAAGACGACCTGCGCCACCATGTGAGCCTTGGGTTTTTTAAACCCTTTGTCACGGAAAAAAGCGGCGACCATAAAGACGAGATCGATCTGAAGCGCAGCCTCCTGGTGCACCTCATCGACTGTGTCCGCATCTTTGCCCTGCGCGAGGGCGTCGAGGAGACGAATACGCTCGCCCGGATTCGCCGTCTCTCCGAAAAGGGCGTCTTTCACGACAATGACGCGGAGCAGTTTTGCTTTAGCTATCAGACCCTGACGGCGATGCGCATCCAGGAAAATCTGCGCAAGGCTCATGAGGGAAGTAAGCCCGACAACTACATCCACCCCTACCGGCTGTCCAAACGGGAACAGGCGGCGCTGAAAGAGGCGATTCAAGGCATCATCCGCCTGCAGAGCCTGACCGGCTCCGCCTTCCGCGTCGAAGGTTTTTTATAG
- a CDS encoding metallophosphoesterase, producing MPSSPLFSIMRLMPIVFFLLINYLSYMALVRWMPFFRPGRRRTAFVTIAILSALPPLYSVVTGYQTQEAWLRIAYYPALAWNIGQIIFLLAVPIVFLLHRVQRSLDAEGQRAPQTKEMPFAPGPDPSEKTRQGGDKEAASHIHLPEKVTRRHLLQGAITAVPFVALTVAADGVLVGDNRVITRTYPVAIPGLPKHLDGLRLVQVSDVHLGTFFPISRLDDALELIQKQKPDIFAITGDYVDDVTMLDDAIRRTEQVSTTFGSYYSLGNHEHYRDLDKVVSAFRKSTIHHLDNSFQTVEKSLCLLGIDYPFTRRDDENRAMVTERLLDKALAGAPADLPKILLTHHPDGFNAARQRGIALSLAGHTHGGQVGIGDRSLFPFAMEYMRGWYGDEEQKLFVNSGLGHWLPFRLGCPSEIVTFVLRSA from the coding sequence TTGCCATCATCTCCGCTGTTTTCCATCATGCGCCTCATGCCGATCGTCTTTTTTCTCCTGATCAACTACCTCTCCTATATGGCCCTCGTCCGCTGGATGCCCTTTTTCCGGCCGGGACGCCGGCGAACCGCCTTTGTGACCATCGCCATCCTGTCGGCCCTGCCGCCCCTCTACAGCGTGGTGACGGGCTATCAGACCCAGGAAGCGTGGCTGCGCATCGCCTATTACCCCGCCCTCGCCTGGAACATCGGCCAGATCATCTTCCTTCTGGCGGTTCCGATCGTTTTCTTGCTTCACCGTGTCCAGCGTTCCTTGGATGCCGAGGGACAACGAGCGCCGCAAACAAAGGAGATGCCCTTTGCGCCGGGGCCTGACCCTTCCGAAAAAACTCGTCAGGGGGGAGACAAGGAAGCCGCCTCACATATCCATCTGCCGGAAAAAGTCACACGACGGCATCTGTTGCAAGGGGCCATCACCGCCGTCCCTTTTGTCGCCCTCACCGTCGCCGCTGACGGTGTGCTCGTCGGCGACAATCGCGTGATCACCCGGACCTACCCGGTTGCTATCCCAGGTCTTCCCAAACACCTGGACGGACTCCGACTCGTGCAGGTCTCCGACGTCCACCTGGGCACCTTCTTCCCCATCAGCCGCCTCGATGACGCCCTCGAACTCATTCAGAAACAAAAACCGGACATTTTCGCCATCACCGGCGATTATGTCGATGATGTCACCATGCTCGACGACGCGATCAGGCGGACAGAACAGGTCTCCACCACCTTCGGCAGTTACTACAGCCTGGGCAACCACGAACACTACCGGGACCTCGACAAAGTGGTCAGCGCCTTCCGGAAAAGCACGATCCATCACCTGGACAACAGCTTTCAAACAGTGGAGAAGTCCCTCTGCTTGCTCGGCATCGATTATCCCTTCACACGCCGCGACGATGAAAACCGGGCGATGGTGACAGAGCGCCTGCTCGACAAGGCGCTGGCAGGAGCGCCGGCAGACCTGCCGAAGATCCTGCTCACCCACCACCCTGACGGGTTCAACGCAGCCCGGCAGAGGGGGATCGCCCTCTCACTGGCCGGCCACACCCATGGCGGACAAGTCGGCATCGGCGATCGCTCCCTCTTCCCCTTCGCCATGGAGTACATGCGCGGCTGGTATGGCGACGAGGAACAGAAGCTCTTCGTCAACAGCGGCCTCGGCCATTGGTTGCCCTTCCGGTTGGGTTGTCCATCGGAAATCGTCACCTTTGTGCTGCGGAGCGCCTAG
- a CDS encoding 3'-5' exonuclease: protein MLETFRSLFGLERSGFPGRMPESELSARLLEKCRRNRGRHGPFHLLREIPFVVFDTETTGLSVPDDDVIALGAVALGLDAGGDRCPSFDRLVNPHRPIPALAREITGIDDEMVCAQPTIYPVLDDFLDFIDGAVLVAHGIAFDVGFLDKYLKPLRTRLYHPVIDTITLSRVIEPFRTDHSLDALVPDWRIAPRRRHSALGDAQMTADLFAAMLARLQTLRPVSTLGELQRILAQQHL, encoded by the coding sequence TTGCTTGAAACCTTTCGCAGTCTCTTCGGTCTGGAACGAAGCGGATTTCCCGGCAGGATGCCCGAATCGGAGCTGTCGGCCCGTCTGCTGGAAAAGTGCCGGCGCAACCGGGGGCGGCACGGTCCTTTTCACCTGCTCCGGGAGATCCCCTTTGTCGTCTTTGACACGGAGACGACTGGACTGAGTGTCCCTGATGATGATGTGATCGCCCTCGGCGCCGTCGCCCTGGGACTCGACGCCGGAGGTGATCGCTGCCCCAGCTTCGACCGGCTCGTTAACCCCCATCGTCCCATCCCCGCGCTGGCGCGGGAGATCACCGGCATCGACGACGAGATGGTCTGCGCCCAGCCGACCATCTACCCGGTGCTCGACGACTTTTTGGATTTTATCGACGGCGCCGTCCTCGTGGCCCATGGGATCGCCTTTGATGTGGGCTTTCTGGATAAGTACCTAAAACCGCTTCGGACGAGGTTGTATCATCCCGTCATCGATACGATCACCCTGTCGCGCGTCATTGAACCTTTTCGGACCGACCACAGCCTCGATGCCCTCGTGCCTGACTGGAGGATCGCGCCGCGCCGTCGTCACAGCGCCCTTGGCGACGCGCAGATGACCGCCGATCTGTTTGCCGCGATGTTGGCGCGGTTGCAGACACTCCGGCCGGTGAGCACCCTTGGCGAATTGCAGCGGATTTTAGCGCAGCAGCACCTCTAG
- a CDS encoding sigma-54-dependent transcriptional regulator: MQGLLLLLSPEEHLRWVLARGLSRTGYRVIPVENENEAVQQLEREPVILVIVDLDGPGAEGLPVLHRLLGVRANVPVIVLTGQASAETALEAQRLGARDYLHKPFSMDELRVTLEKALEVESLRQEVRFLRLEAAGRRENVELIGASPAMGAIRELIAQVADARTPVLVAGETGTGKEVVARALHHQSRRREYPFVVVPCAAIPPNLIEKELFGWEPTGSSKGGGEGKTQAGRLELAHRGTLLIRHVELLPPDLQVRLCRTLEDGAFTRAGGTKPLAVDVRIIVATTGDLAAAVGDGRLREDLYYRLSVIPIHLPPLSARKEDIADLARHFLCRYDPHGRIRGFTAEAVQRLTAYAWPGNVRELANRIERAVIIARGEWITAAEIDDGDPSATVAAADHASEQRSMTQAIGPLNLLPVMSPATEKGAGKPREESGEKARGKMRDKSREKFGDDAGEKTGETVMVLNQGKELFLYRSPRRRKQADREEERETPERGRARPREGLPSSGSLSVQNDGVTVTIAAPFSLDLLEKKIIESVLKETGGDLAETARVLGLNRPALSARMQKHRISLQPFRSGER; encoded by the coding sequence ATGCAAGGCCTTTTGTTGCTGCTCAGCCCGGAAGAGCACCTGCGCTGGGTTCTGGCGCGAGGGTTGAGCCGGACCGGTTACAGGGTGATCCCGGTGGAGAACGAGAACGAAGCGGTGCAGCAGTTGGAGCGAGAGCCGGTGATCCTCGTCATTGTCGACCTGGACGGACCCGGCGCGGAAGGCTTGCCGGTCCTCCACCGCTTGCTTGGCGTCCGAGCGAATGTGCCCGTCATCGTTCTCACCGGACAGGCTTCGGCCGAGACGGCCTTAGAGGCGCAGCGCCTGGGGGCTCGCGATTATCTGCATAAGCCCTTCAGTATGGACGAATTGCGCGTCACCCTGGAAAAAGCCCTCGAAGTGGAATCTTTGCGGCAAGAGGTGCGGTTTTTGCGCCTTGAAGCGGCCGGGCGGCGGGAGAACGTCGAGTTGATCGGCGCCAGCCCGGCCATGGGCGCCATTCGGGAGTTGATCGCCCAAGTGGCCGACGCCCGGACCCCGGTTCTGGTGGCAGGCGAGACGGGAACAGGGAAGGAGGTCGTTGCGCGGGCGCTCCATCACCAGAGCCGACGCCGCGAATACCCCTTCGTCGTCGTGCCCTGTGCGGCCATCCCGCCAAACCTGATCGAAAAGGAGCTTTTTGGCTGGGAACCCACCGGGTCCTCAAAAGGGGGGGGCGAAGGAAAGACCCAGGCCGGCCGGCTGGAGTTGGCCCACCGGGGGACTCTTTTGATCCGCCATGTGGAATTGCTTCCTCCCGATTTGCAGGTGAGGCTCTGCCGCACGTTGGAAGACGGCGCTTTCACCCGCGCCGGCGGGACCAAACCGCTGGCCGTCGACGTGCGGATCATTGTCGCCACGACGGGCGACTTGGCTGCCGCCGTCGGTGACGGCCGGTTGCGGGAGGATCTCTATTACCGTCTCAGTGTGATTCCGATCCACTTGCCGCCCTTGTCGGCGCGCAAAGAGGATATCGCCGACCTGGCCCGGCATTTTTTGTGCCGCTATGACCCGCACGGACGGATCCGGGGGTTTACGGCGGAGGCCGTCCAACGTCTTACCGCCTATGCCTGGCCGGGGAATGTGCGGGAACTGGCCAACCGGATCGAGCGGGCGGTCATCATCGCCCGTGGGGAGTGGATCACTGCCGCCGAGATTGATGACGGTGATCCCTCTGCCACCGTGGCGGCGGCCGATCATGCCAGCGAACAGAGGTCGATGACACAGGCCATAGGACCGTTGAACCTTTTGCCCGTTATGTCGCCAGCGACTGAAAAAGGTGCCGGAAAACCTCGCGAGGAGTCCGGCGAAAAGGCGCGTGGGAAGATGCGTGACAAATCTCGCGAAAAGTTTGGAGATGATGCTGGCGAAAAGACTGGCGAGACCGTCATGGTGCTAAACCAGGGTAAAGAACTGTTTCTCTACAGGTCTCCCCGTCGCCGCAAACAAGCCGATAGGGAAGAGGAAAGAGAAACACCGGAGAGGGGACGGGCGCGACCTCGGGAAGGGCTTCCATCGTCAGGAAGCCTATCTGTGCAAAACGATGGCGTCACCGTGACGATCGCCGCCCCCTTCTCCCTCGATCTTTTAGAAAAGAAAATCATTGAGTCTGTGTTGAAGGAAACGGGCGGCGATCTGGCCGAGACGGCTCGTGTTTTAGGTTTGAACCGTCCCGCCTTGTCGGCGCGGATGCAAAAGCATCGTATTTCCTTACAGCCGTTTCGATCGGGTGAGCGTTGA
- a CDS encoding isoprenylcysteine carboxyl methyltransferase family protein, producing the protein MLIFFAFLSFVLTQRVVELAIARRNARQMTAMGAVEAGQDHYKYLVALHICFFASLMAEVFWLERKPPQWWMAPAAAFILAQGLRYWCMTSLGPFWNTRIIVLPGAKAVRRGPYRFLRHPNYLAVVAELLCIPLLFGAWVTAAILSVANLYLLSVRIRVEEAALDEAHSSSSTLTRSKRL; encoded by the coding sequence GTGCTCATCTTCTTTGCCTTCTTATCCTTTGTGCTCACGCAACGGGTCGTTGAACTCGCCATCGCCCGGCGCAACGCCCGCCAGATGACTGCCATGGGCGCCGTAGAAGCCGGGCAAGACCACTACAAATACCTGGTGGCCCTGCACATCTGCTTCTTTGCCTCCCTCATGGCGGAAGTTTTCTGGCTGGAACGAAAGCCGCCCCAGTGGTGGATGGCGCCGGCGGCAGCCTTCATACTCGCCCAGGGGCTTCGCTACTGGTGTATGACCAGTCTCGGCCCCTTCTGGAACACACGCATCATCGTTCTTCCCGGCGCCAAGGCCGTCCGGCGCGGCCCCTACCGCTTTTTGCGCCACCCCAACTACCTGGCCGTCGTTGCAGAACTGCTCTGCATTCCGCTCCTGTTCGGCGCTTGGGTGACTGCGGCGATCCTTTCGGTCGCCAATCTCTATCTGCTGTCGGTGCGCATCCGTGTCGAAGAGGCGGCCCTTGATGAGGCCCATTCGTCATCTTCAACGCTCACCCGATCGAAACGGCTGTAA